One segment of Chionomys nivalis chromosome 3, mChiNiv1.1, whole genome shotgun sequence DNA contains the following:
- the LOC130870765 gene encoding adenylate kinase isoenzyme 6-like, producing the protein MKLPNILLTGTPGVGKTTLGKELASRSGLKYVNVGDLDQEGQLYDGYDEECGCPILDEDRAVDELESQMSKGGVIVDYHGCDFFPERWFHIVFVLRTDNSILYKRLETRGYNAKKLQDNIQCEIFQILYEEARASYREEIVHQLPSNEPEQLEDNINQISKWIEQWVKDHNS; encoded by the coding sequence ATGAAGCTTCCGAACATCCTGCTCACCGGTACACCCGGGGTTGGAAAAACCACACTAGGCAAAGAACTTGCGTCAAGATCAGGACTGAAGTACGTTAACGTGGGTGATTTAGATCAAGAAGGGCAGTTGTACGACGGCTACGATGAAGAGTGCGGTTGTCCCATTTTAGATGAAGATCGAGCCGTTGATGAGTTAGAGAGTCAGATGAGCAAAGGCGGTGTTATCGTTGATTACCATGGTTGTGATTTCTTTCCTGAACgctggtttcatatagtttttgtGTTGAGAACAGATAATAGTATACTGTACAAAAGACTTGAAACACGGGGTTATAATGCGAAGAAACTACAAGACAACATTCAGTGTGAGattttccaaattctttatgaAGAAGCCAGAGCGTCTTACAGAGAAGAAATTGTGCACCAGCTGCCCAGTAATGAACCGGAGCAGCTAGAGGATAATATCAACCAGATCTCAAAATGGATCGAGCAATGGGTCAAAGATCATAACTCTTGA